One Geotrypetes seraphini chromosome 15, aGeoSer1.1, whole genome shotgun sequence genomic window carries:
- the LOC117348846 gene encoding myb-related transcription factor, partner of profilin-like, which yields MGYKRRHNFLPGEIRILVAQVGANYDALYGRQAERIGVSGQLNIWRRICNDINAIHHQHREVEALKKRWRLMRRQVRKKAEQVAIQGPDGELSLTALERKILDTVGPGTSADVGVFDTSRRRAVKLGTPIPPAAAREAEEEEEEVAGKMQGPYWPVPPPPRTSAAAAAAAAVPTPPSPPEHEDIRVAVKEEVAEEEDEQGGYESGYLKEEEEVEVEGDELEEHQTSPQNLGPPEQEIQRLMDVGNTIHQEHAQLRAEVAGLREEVRSISTALDVLARKSDAINEHLAALVVEQAATRRSHENMQAVLANLLGQLIAQGHPRGNSIAQPTPQVSSSQGSSPGTSSWVKGKGPH from the exons ATGGGTTATAAAAGACGACACAATTTCCTTCCTGGAGAGATTAGGATCCTTGTCGCCCAAGTGGGTGCCAATTATGATGCCCTATATGGGAGACAGGCTGAAAGGATTGGTGTAAGTGGACAACTTAATATCTGGCGCCGAATTTGCAATGACATAAATGCAATCCACCATCAACACCGGGAGGTGGAGGCATTAAAGAAAAGGTGGCGGCTGATGCGGAGACAAGTCCGGAAGAAAGCTGAACAGGTAGCTATACAGGGTCCTGATGGTGAACTAAGTCTGACTGCTCTAGAGAGGAAGATATTGGACACAGTTGGGCCTGGAACATCGGCTGATGTAGGAGTCTTTGACACTTCACGCAGACGCGCAG TTAAACTCGGTACACCTATACCTCCAGCTGCTGCCagggaggcagaggaagaagaagaggaggTGGCTGGAAAGATGCAAGGACCATATTGGCCAGTGCCTCCACCTCCCAGaacatcagcagcagcagcagcagcagcagcagtaccaactcctccttccccaccagaaCATGAGGACATCAGGGTGGCAGTGAAGGAGGAAGTGGCTGAGGAGGAGGATGAGCAGGGGGGATACGAGTCGGGttacctgaaggaggaagaggaggtggaGGTTGAGGGTGATGAGCTGGAGGAACACCAAACCTCACCTCAAAATCTTGGCCCCCCTGAGCAGGAAATCCAGCGACTGATGGATGTTGGGAACACCATCCACCAGGAGCATGCCCAGCTCAGGGCAGAGGTTGCGGGGCTACGAGAAGAGGTACGATCTATAAGTACGGCTCTAGATGTTCTCGCCAGGAAGTCAGACGCAATAAACGAGCACCTCGCTGCCCTGGTCGTGGAGCAAGCTGCCACCCGGCGGTCTCATGAGAACATGCAGGCTGTGCTTGCCAACCTTCTTGGCCAACTCATCGCCCAGGGTCACCCCCGTGGAAATTCAATAGCTCAACCCACCCCGCAAGTCTCCTCCAGCCAGGGCTCCAGCCCTGGCACATCCAGCTGGGTAAAGGGGAAGGGACCCCATTAG